The genomic region ATGCCTTGCTGTTTTTACGCCTGATTTTAAAAGCTGTTTTAATATCTTTAACAATAAATATATTTCTGAGCAGATTTTTTGCAATATCATTGTATTTTGATTCTACTTTTACAAAATCTATTGCCCTGCCTATTACATCATCAGGTTTTTCATCGGCATCAGATATGTTTTTTTCATCCACATGCATGAATGCAATTCTGCCGAGATTTTTTTCCTTGATCTTGGCTATTGCAAATTCAATATCCTCAAGGGATTTAACAATGAAGGCATTTACCTTTTCTGACAAAGCATTTTCAACAGCCTTTTCGTACTCAGGATCCACTCTCAGAATGTCTGAGAGCGATGATACTATATGAAGGCTTGAGCCCTCAGAAAGTATTTCGCGCGCAGGAGCATCAAGCACAAGTTCTTTAAGTGATTCAATCCTTGAGATGCCTGAGGCAAGTTCTTCTTTTGCTTCCGAGAGGTTATTCCTCAAATTTTCGATCTGGTTTTTTATTGATGAAATATCTGATTCGAATTTTCCCTTTTCATCATTAAGCTTGATCAACTCGCTATTTTTGCTGCTAAGAGAATCAGCCACGCCTTTTATTGAGAAATCAATATTATCTAATGCTTTTTTTGAATCTTCAGTGTCTTTTATGAGAGCTGTTTCTTTTCTTTCGAGCGCTTCCAGGGAGGCCTGAAGTCTGCCTATATCATTTCTGAGATTGCTGAGTTCCTCCGTGGCCCTGAATATTTCTTTTCTTTTTGTCTCGAGGGCATTTTCTTTTTCTCTGAGTTCATTTTCAAGGCTGTTTATGAACTCGTTTTTTACTCTTAGTTCTTCTGTTAATCCCTGGATGTCAACATTGAATTTGGATTCAGCGCTGTCTAGCTCTTGGTTCTTCTGCGAGAGGTCGATATTTTTTGAAGCAAGCTCTTCTTTCTGTGTATGAAGTCTTATGAGATGTTCTTTAAGATTTTCTTTTTCAGTCTTTGATACTGCGATCAGTCTTTCATTGTCTGCGATCGACCTTTCCAAGTCCCTGAATTCCTGCTGTACCAGTTCGAGCTCTTTCTCTTTTTCGAGCAGTTCGAGGCGGTTTTTTTCCGCAGTTGTTTCTATTTTAGACAGCTCTGCTCTCTTAGTTGTCTCATTATCTTTAAGGCTGGTGTATTCTGCAAGTATTTTTTCGAGGGATTCCTTTAAGTGTTCATAATCCCTTTTTGCGATCTTAAGCTCTATTGCATGCATCTCAGATGCAAGTTTTTTATATCTTTCAGCTTTTTTTGCCTGTCGGTCCAGTGAATTTATCTGTCTTTTTACCTCTGTGACAATATCGTTTATTCTCTGCAGATTCAGTCTGGACGACTCCAGTTTACTTTGTGCCTCATTTCTTCTTGCTTTGTATTTCATTACTCCTGCGACTTCTTCAATAATAAATCTTCTGTCTTCAGGCCTTGAATTCAGTATTGCAGAAATTCTGTCCTGCTCAAGGATCGAATAGCTTTTTACCTCAAGCCCTGTATCCAGGAACAGATCCTTGACATCTTTGAGTCTGCAGCCTGATTTATTTATCTGATATTCGCTTTCTCCTGTTCTGTAAAGTCTTCTTGTTACTTGTGTGAGATTATCAGATATATTCCCATTGTCTTTATTGGTCGGATCTCCAAGCCCTGAAACAACAAGCGTTACATCTGACATGCCTTTTGGTTTTTTCATGGCAGAGCCGTTAAAGATAACCTCTTCCATCTTTTCGCCTCTGAGGCTCTTTGCACTCTGTTCGCCTAGAACCCAGCGGAAGGAGTCAACAATATTGCTCTTTCCGCAACCGTTCGGGCCCACTATGCATGTTATGCCAGGGTGAAGATTGAAGACAGTTCTTTCGTAGAAAGACTTAAATCCTGTGAGTTCAATTCGTTCTATTCGCATAAGAAAACAAAGCAAGACTGAATTTTATTCCAGATAGTATAACCTAAGAAAATACACATGACAAGTCTATTTGTTTGACCCTGTGAATCTTGTATGGCATAATACAAACATGTTCGCAAAAATAATAACATTAATGCTGCTGCTTTTTGTTTTCTCGTGTTCATTTAAAGGCACAAAAGAACAAACAGGTTCAAGGCTCTATGTTAATAAGGATGCATATTATTACTATATCCTTGGATATGAGGCTGAGCTTTCCGGAAAATGGGATGAGGCTCTGGCGCATTATTCCAATGTCTTTAAGCTTGACCCTCAGTCGCCTTATATAAGAACACATATCAGTTATCTGCTTCTCAGGACCGGTGATGTTAAAAGAGCTATATGGCTGGCAGAAGAGACTGTGAAGATGAATCCCGAATATGTGCCGGGGCTTGTAGTTCTGGGAGAGCTTTATAACAGCCAGAAAAAAACTTATGATGCAATAAGGATTTTCGAACAGATTTTAAAGGTTGAACCAGACAATAAAGAGGCAAAGCTTTTTCTCGGGCTGCTCTATGCATCTGTAAATAGATACGATGAATCTTCTAAAGTTCTACAATCTTTACTGGACAAAGAGCCTGATAATATAATGGGTTTATATTATATGGGCCTTTTGCAGATGGATATTAAGAACTATGAAAAGGCGGAAGAATATCTCAATAAAGTAGTCGATATAAGACCCAGTTTTGACGCGGCATACATAGAGATGGGAGTTATAAGCGAGATCAAGGGCGACACAAAGAGGGCAGAGGAATTCTACAAAAAGGGGATAGAAATCAATCCTCATAACTATATTGCCAAGGAGAGGCTTACACAGCTTTATATAAAAGGAAAATCTATTGATAAGGCAATAGAGCATTTGAAGGGACTGAGCGGACAGGAACCTGCAAATGAAGACATACATAGAAGGCTTGGATTCCTTTACATAGAAGATAAACAGTATGACAGGGCAGTTGAGGAATTCAGGATTGTTTTAGAGGCAAAACCTGCTGATGTTATGACCAGATATTATCTGGCTGTTGTAC from Nitrospiraceae bacterium harbors:
- the smc gene encoding chromosome segregation protein SMC is translated as MRIERIELTGFKSFYERTVFNLHPGITCIVGPNGCGKSNIVDSFRWVLGEQSAKSLRGEKMEEVIFNGSAMKKPKGMSDVTLVVSGLGDPTNKDNGNISDNLTQVTRRLYRTGESEYQINKSGCRLKDVKDLFLDTGLEVKSYSILEQDRISAILNSRPEDRRFIIEEVAGVMKYKARRNEAQSKLESSRLNLQRINDIVTEVKRQINSLDRQAKKAERYKKLASEMHAIELKIAKRDYEHLKESLEKILAEYTSLKDNETTKRAELSKIETTAEKNRLELLEKEKELELVQQEFRDLERSIADNERLIAVSKTEKENLKEHLIRLHTQKEELASKNIDLSQKNQELDSAESKFNVDIQGLTEELRVKNEFINSLENELREKENALETKRKEIFRATEELSNLRNDIGRLQASLEALERKETALIKDTEDSKKALDNIDFSIKGVADSLSSKNSELIKLNDEKGKFESDISSIKNQIENLRNNLSEAKEELASGISRIESLKELVLDAPAREILSEGSSLHIVSSLSDILRVDPEYEKAVENALSEKVNAFIVKSLEDIEFAIAKIKEKNLGRIAFMHVDEKNISDADEKPDDVIGRAIDFVKVESKYNDIAKNLLRNIFIVKDIKTAFKIRRKNSKALFVTLEGEIVEPSGAVIGGEGKGLLKRKRDIREIEDAVQKKKDLIEQNQKELNTLQERLIEKESQIKELEAARVGVEKELSLFKLTSDNYLDEKDRTDRKLSYLSTELDNIKNEKESIKKQITEKETLTGAGETDKNLHETQMTVLIEEISRKKTDYEKQRTNATDLKLSLTSQKEKIEALQNEKMSVKNALEEISQKEISIGQEIKSVEERILQKETEILQNDESIKGMVVNADTLSADISGRKDAIAQENQELLVHEQSIKSLRHEIDGLSSRVSELDVEKTEHRMKIENLTENIRQNYGMEINTITTEPLLPEDEERLAELKTKIQELGPVNLGTLEEYEELTKRYEFLTKQQEDLNKSIAELEEAITKINSTTRKKLRDAFDELKVKFSEVFVSLFGGGKAELVLTDENNILETGIDIIAQPPGKKFQNITLLSGGEKALTALSLLFASFLLKPTPLCILDEADAPLDESNTVRFGKMIKELSKDIQFIVITHNRVTMEAADYIYGITMEEPGSSKVISMQLIEA
- a CDS encoding tetratricopeptide repeat protein, which produces MFAKIITLMLLLFVFSCSFKGTKEQTGSRLYVNKDAYYYYILGYEAELSGKWDEALAHYSNVFKLDPQSPYIRTHISYLLLRTGDVKRAIWLAEETVKMNPEYVPGLVVLGELYNSQKKTYDAIRIFEQILKVEPDNKEAKLFLGLLYASVNRYDESSKVLQSLLDKEPDNIMGLYYMGLLQMDIKNYEKAEEYLNKVVDIRPSFDAAYIEMGVISEIKGDTKRAEEFYKKGIEINPHNYIAKERLTQLYIKGKSIDKAIEHLKGLSGQEPANEDIHRRLGFLYIEDKQYDRAVEEFRIVLEAKPADVMTRYYLAVVLEELNKYNEAVEELKQIISIDPKNINAFVHLGLIYSKEKKYDDALKIYEEILSFEKNNSEIYIYYATTYLQMKDYKNAETVLMNAMKLFPNDAEINFNAAVIYEKANRFEDMVKYLRRTIEIKPDHADALNYLGYSFADKGINLEESLSLIKKALELKPDNGFIIDSLAWVHYKMGKYDEALETQKKAVAAVNNDPAIYEHLGDIYLAKELPKDALKAWQRAVELHEKEEGLKARVEEKIRKLKEKYNLDNQ